Within Paenibacillus sabinae T27, the genomic segment TGCGGACTTGTCCACGCCCTCGTAATCTCCGATTTCTCCTCCATTCCCGGCCAGCAGGGCAATTCCCTTGGCACAGTCATGCGGCGAACCGCCTCCAAGCGAGACGACGCAGTCACACTCTGAATCGGTATAGAGCTTAAGGCCCTCACGTACATTTGTTACTGTGGGATTCGGCTGCGTTCCGCTGTAAATGGCAGAATTGATTCCATTTTGATTCAGCATATCCGTGACTTTGGCGGCAAGTCCGATGTCCACGAGCGGCTTGTCGGTGACGACAAGTGCTTTTTTATAACCGAGCTTTCGTATTTCTTCACCTGCGTCCAAAAGCGCTCCTGATCCCAGCAGACTCATTCCCGGCATCATAAATTTCGCATTACCTGACATTTCGACACCTCGCTATTTGTTAATTGGAAAATATTGTGCTAACCTTGCTCTATTATTAAAATAAGGCTTCAAACACCAAAAAACTAATCGAAACTGCGGTAAAATACACGAAATTTCTGGAGGATCGCATGGAAAAGCTTCTGAAGAATTTTAGCCGGTTCGATGAACTGCACTACGGGTTCCAAACGGATTTGATCCGGATTTTATATTATGATCTGCCGGAGCATTACTACGAGCAGTATTCTTCATATGAATGCTCCAAGCTGTGCACGATTTTGGACGGGGAGAAGGAAGTACGGATCAATAAAACGGAGAGCTTTCAGTATGGATCGGATGAAATGATTCTTCTGCCGCCGCACTCCTCGGTCGAGATGTCGATAGAGCGCCAGACGAAAGCGCTTGTGTTCGAGCTGGGCGATCAGTTGATCGAGCGTCTGGAGCCGGTGGTGAGCGAAGAATTCGGGCTTGCGGAGAAAGCGACGGTCGGAGATGTCGTGCGGTGCGGACTGAAGAGCGACGAGATGGACCCTGTGGTACAAGCAATCGGCCGGATGAAGACCTACATGTCATACCCGGGAGACAGCAAAATCTTTCTGGTCGACCTTGCGGCGCAGGAACTGGCTTATCATCTGCTGCGCATCCGGGCCTTCCGGCTGAGTCTGCATAATGAAAACAAACATCCCGTGTTCCGCGCCATCCGTGATATTCACTCGGAATTGTTAACGCTTGCATCCGTAAAAGAGCTGGCAGGCAGCTATAACATGTCGCACACTCATTTTACCCATCTGTTCAAAAGGATGACGGGTCTGGCCCCGCTTGAATACATCACCCGCGAAAAAATGAAGCTCGCTAGTAAGCTGCTCCAGGAGCTAACGGTTACAGAGACGGCAATGCACCTGAATTACGACAACATCTCCCATTTCATCGCCTTGTTCAAAAAGCAGTTTGGCATGACGCCAAAGCAGTACCAACTCAGCCGACAGCCTGAAAATGTGCAATAAAGGTAAAAAGTTTATTGACAGAACAGACATTCTTCACTATAATCCATATTAACCATTAATTCACATTGAAATAATATGAATTAAAAAATGTAGCTGACCGGTTACCCGGAAGCTGGGCCTCCAACGGATTTGGAGCGCTTGGCTTCCTTTTTTTATGATATTATTGTGATTTTTATCACAAATACCGGCTGATATGCACCACTTAAGCTAACCAGTTCACTGGAGGCTTGACTTTACCTTTACAGGACAGGTCAAGTCTCTTTTTTAATACAAGGAAGCCAAGCAAATTGAAGATGGAGGAACGTATCATGTCGAAAATTGCAAGCAAACTGACAGATCTTATTGGAAACACGCCGCTTCTGGAACTCAGGAGCTTTAGCGGGAAAAAGGAGCTTGGCGCTTCGGTAATCGCGAAGCTGGAATATTTCAATCCGGCGGGAAGTGTAAAAGACCGGATCGGCTATGCCATGATCAAGGACGCCGAAGAGCAGGGCCTGATCGGACCGGGAACCGTGCTGATCGAGCCGACCAGCGGCAATACCGGGATCGCGCTCGCCTTTGTGGCCGCGGCCCGCGGATACCGTCTGATTCTAACCATGCCGGATACGATGAGCGTGGAACGCCGCAATCTGCTGAAGGCGCTGGGCGCCGAGCTGGTGCTGACACCCGGAGCCGAGGGTATCAAGGGCTCTGTCCGCAAGGCGGAAGCGCTGGCGGCGGTTACGCCGAACTCGTTCATTCTGCAGCAGTTCAACAATTCGGCCAATCCCAAAATTCACCGCCAGACAACTGCAGAGGAAATCTGGCGGGATACGGGCGGTAAAGTGGACATTTTCGTTAGCGGAGTCGGAACCGGAGGTACGATAACCGGCGTCGGGGAAGTTCTGAAAGAACGGAATCCGGATGTGAAGATTGTGGCCGTAGAGCCGTTCGATTCACCGGTTCTCTCGGGAGGAAATCCGGGTCCGCACAAAATTCAGGGCCTTGGGGCCGGGTTTGTACCGCTCATCCTGAACCGGGAAATCATTGATGAGGTATTCAAAGTTCGAAATGAGGAAGCGCTGGAAACGGCGAGAGAATTGGCAGCCACGGAAGGATTGCTGGTCGGTATCTCCTCGGGCGCTGCCGTCTTTGCAGCCTCCCAGCTTGCCAAGCGGAAAGAGAACAGAGGCAAGAATATCGTCGTTCTGCTGCCTGATACCGGTGAACGCTATTTATCTACCGTATTGTTTCAGGAACCGGCGCAGACAGGAGGATTGTCATGAGCAAAGTCATCGAGAGACCGCGCTATGTATGCGCCCTCGGCGGCGCGATCGGCACTATCCAGTCCCTGCCCCGGGCGATCCCGATTCTTCATTCCTCTTCCGGCTGCGGCGGCAACCTGGCGGGGGCTTTGAGCGGAGCTTCGGGCTATAACGGCGGCAATTATTGCGGCGGTCAGGCGCTCCCAAGCTCGAACGTATCCGAAAGAGACATCGTGTTCGGCGGCGAAGGCCGGCTGCACGAACAGATCGAGAATACGCTGAAGGTTATGGACGGGGATTTGTATTTTGTCGTCACGGGCTGCATGGTCGAGATGATTGGCGACAACGTTCATGCCGTGACCAAACGGTTCAAGGACGGTAAATTGCCGGTACTGGCCGCGGAAACAGTCAGCTTCAAAGGCAACTCCTATTACGGCTACGAGCTGGTATTGGAAACCTTGTTCCGTGAATTTGTAGAACCGGCTCCGGTGAAAGATCCCGGGACTGTGAATTTGTGGGGAGTCGTTCCCATGCAGGACGTGTTCTGGAAAGGAAATCTCGGCGTACTGAAAGGCTTGCTGAAGAAACTGGGCTTTGAAACGAATACCTTCTTCGGCCAGGGCGAGACGCTGGAGAACCTGAAAAATTCCGGAAAAGCCAGCTTGAATATCGTCGTGTCGGAAGCTTACGGGATTGAAGCGGCGAAAGTATTTGAAGAAGTGCACGATGTTCCCTATATCACGCTTCCTTTACCGGTCGGGGATCACGGAACTTCGCGCTTCCTTCGCACAGTGGGCAAGGCTCTCGGTGTGGATGAAATTAAGATCGAGAAATTAATTCAGGAAGAAAGAAAAGCCTACTACCCTTATCTGGAGCGACTGGCGGATGTCTACAACGATCTCGATTTCCAGCGCTACGCCACCGTGGTCGGCGATCCCAATTATACGCAAGCCATTACCCGTTTTCTTTCCGACGATCTGGGCTGGCTGCCTGAACTGATTGTGATCACCGATATTTTGGGGGAAGAGCAGAAGGAACGGGTTCTGGCATCATTCGGCGAATATGAATCCGGGCTTCGTCCGGAAATTGTGTTCGATGAGGATGCCTCAAGCGTCGTAGGCTATATCAATCGTCACTGGCCGCAGAATCAAGGGCAAAAATATTATAAAGGCTTCGCCCCTGGAGTTATTATCGGAAGCGTCATGGAACGCGATACGGCGGAACAGTTCAAGGTGCCGCTGCTTCCGGTCACTTATCCTATCTCCAACCGGGTGGTGCTGAACCGGGCTTATGCCGGATATTCCGGCGGGCTTACTCTTGCCGAGGACGTGCTCAGTCTGGTTGTTGCTCACCGGTAATGAACCCCATCGTTTTTTTAATGAAAAAAGGAGGCTTGTTTCATGGATTACATTAAACATAAAGTGCCGCCGGTGCGTGAGGACCGCCTGATGGCTTGCCAGGCTTACGGCGGAACGTGCGGAGATTTATCCAATGATTCGAAGAAAGGATGTCTCTACGCCAGCAAACGCACCTTCTCCCAAACCCAGGGCTGCCAGCTTAACCTCAGTCTGGGCATGATCAGCTCTATGCGCGACGCGGTCATGGTCATTCACAGTCCGATCGGCTGCGGCGGCAACCTGATTCAGAACGCCGGGATTAACAAGGTATTCCAAAAGCTGCGCCAGCAATCAGCCGTTGGCCTGCGCTGGATTAACACCAACCTGAGCGAAGTGGATGTAATCAGCGGCGGCGAAGCCAAGCTGAGACAGGCCGTACTCAAAGCCGAGCGTGAATTCCGGCCTAGCGCCATCCTTGTTTTTAACAGCTGTGTCCCGGCTTTGATCGGCGACGATATTGACGGCATTCTGGACGATTTGCAAAAGCAGGTGTCGGCCCGGATCGTGCCGATCCACTGCGAAGGCTTCAAAACGAAAATTCAGGCAACCGCCTATGACTCTGTGTACCACGGCTTGATCCGCAATCTTGTGGGCGAAGACAAAAGCACGAAACCGGCGATCATTCGTACTCCGGAGGAAGAGCTCGAGCATCAGGAGAAAATCAGCAAAACGGTCAATCTGCTCAATGTCGGCTCGATGAGCCGCATCGATGAGGAAGAGCTGGTTCGTTTGCTCAAGGCGCTGGATCTTAATGTACGGATTTTGCCCTCATATTCGCACCCCGAAGATTTCACCTATGCCCATGAAGCGGCGCTCAATGTGAGCATCTGCGCAACGCATGATGATTATTTCGTTGAGCATTTCCAAAAACTGTATGGCATTCCTTACGTGCTGCGGACTATTCCAATCGGCATTGCCAATACGAACAAATGGCTGCGCGACATCGCTGCTCACTTCGGAATCGAGGAGCAGGCCGAGAAGCTGATTGCGGCAGAAACGGCGGAGCTGAACAAGGCGATCGAACCGTTCAAAGCAGAGTTCAAAGGAAAGACAGCATTTCTCACTGGCGGCGAGGTTCGGATATTGACTACGGCGGAGCTGCTGCATAATCTCGGCTTCGAAATCCTGGGCCTCCGGGGCTATCACTTTGACAAATACGGCGAGATTCTCCTGGAAGAATATATGGAGGATGTACCGAATTCGGAAAAAGCGATCTTCAATATCGGTTCGGGCCAGGTGTTCGAGCAGGCTAATCTGCTCAGTAAAATTACTCCTGACTTGTTCGTCGGACATATCGGCGTTAACGGCTCGGCAGCCAAGCAAGGATATCCGATCTTCCCGCTCTTCGGGCAAAGCGACGACTATTTGGGCTACAAAGGCGTGTACGAGGTGGCAACGCGGGTCAGCCGTATTTTGAGAAATGCTTCCTTTAACAAAAACCTGGGCAAGAACACGAGACTGCCTTACCGGGATAGCTGGTATGAGCAGGACCCGTTCACGTACATTGATGATTCGGCGAGTATCGCTGCCCGCATTGGATAGCTTGAGATAGCTTTGGATGGAAGGAATAAGTAAAAGGAAGGGTGAATGAAAATGTCCAAATATGAAGCGAAAATCAAGGTGACCGGGGTAACCCGCCAGTATATGATCCGGCGGAATACGGAGGATGAGAAGAAGGAGTTTACCGCTCTGAAGGATGTCGACCTGATTGTGAGACCCGGCGAGTTCCTGACCATTGTTGGACCAAGCGGCTGCGGAAAATCGACGCTGCTTGATCTGATTGCCGGGCTTGCCTTGCCGACTGAGGGCGAATTGTTCATCGACGGCAAGAAAATTACCGGTCCTGCGCTGGATAGAGGGATCGTTATGCAGGGATATGCTTTATTCCCTTGGCGGACGGTTCGCCGCAATGTGGAATTTGGTCTGGAAATCAAGAAGGTTCCCAAAAAAGACCGCCAAGCCATCAGCGACCGGTTTCTGGAGCTTGTCGGATTAAGCGGGTACGCCGACCGTTATCCTTATGAGCTGTCAGGCGGGATGAAACAGCGGGTCGCTATTGCCCGGGCTCTGGCGTACGATCCTGAAGTGCTGCTTATGGACGAGCCGTTCGCCGCGGTGGATGCCCAGACAAGAGAGACGCTTCAGGATGAACTGCTGCAAATCTGGGAGCGGACCGGGAAGACGATTATTTTTGTTACCCACAGTATTGACGAAGCCGTCGCTCTCGCCGACCGTGTCGTTGTCATGTCGCCTAATCCGGGCAGAGTGCGCGAAATTGTTAATGTTACCCTACCTCGTCCAAGACGAGTAGGGGATGTCCAATCCACGGCCGACTTCAGCTGGATTCGCCACAGAGTGTGGGAGCTTCTGCAGGGAGAAACAGCCGAAGTCAAACCGGTTGCCCAGAAGGCTCCGGCACAAGCGCAGCTTGAGCTTGCCGAACAGCTATCCTCATCGGCTGCGTTATAAAATTTTCATTAAGGATAAGGAGTGCAGTTTAATGGCTAAAAAGATAAAACAAATTGCAATCTACGGCAAAGGGGGGATAGGCAAGTCCACCACAACTTCCAACATAAGTGCGGCTCTGTCGGTGGCTGGTTACAAGGTCATGCAGTTCGGCTGCGACCCAAAGAGCGATTCGACAAACACGCTGCGCGGCGGAGAATATATTCCCACTGTGCTCGACACGCTGCGGGACAAACAAATCGTTAGAGCGCATGATGTTATATTTGAAGGCTTTAATGGCATTTATTGCGTTGAAGCAGGCGGCCCGGCTCCCGGAGTCGGCTGCGCTGGTCGGGGGATTATCACCTCGGTATCTTTGCTGAAGCAGCAAAAGGTATTTGAAGAACTGGATCTCGATTATGTAATTTACGACGTTCTGGGGGATGTCGTCTGCGGAGGCTTCGCCGTACCAGTACGTGAAGGCATCGCTGAGCATGTATTTACCGTAACCTCAGCTGATTTCATGGCGATTTACGCGGCCAACAACCTGTTTAAGGGCATTCATAAATATTCTACCGAAGGCGGAGCCCTGCTGGGCGGTGTTATCGCCAATTCCATCAACGCCCCTTATGCCAAGGAAATCGTGGATGACTTCGTAGCCCGCACCCATACCCAGGTGATGGAATATGTTCCGCGCTCGGTTTCGGTGACGCAGGCGGAGCTTCAGGGCAAGACAACGATCGAAGCGGACCCTGATTCCAATCAAGCGAAGGTATATAAATCTCTGGCCCAAAAAATTATTAATCATACCGAGTCCAAAGTGCCAGCCCCAATGGAAACCGGCGAGCTAAGGCAGTGGGCCGCCGAATGGGGCAAACAGCTTGTGGCCCTGGAATCCGGCCTGATCGCTCCCGCCGCAGCCGGCAATCTGTAATTTGGTATGAAGACCAGAACTCCATCTCGTGAGAACTTTCATTTGCCGGTATCCGGAGCGGTCTTTGAGAAGAAGGAAGCTTTGAAAGCAAGAACGCATGTTGTGAACAGTATTACAGAACTGATTGGAAATACTCCGGTGGTGAAACTGCAGCGATTGGCCAGAACAAATGCTGCGGAGGTTCTCGTTAAACTGGAATCTTTCAATCCTTCCGGAAGTGTCAAGGACCGGGCCGCATATAACATGATTCGGAGAGCGGAGCAGAAGGGATTGCTGCGGCCGGGCAGTACGATTATCGAACCGACCAGCGGAAATACGGGAATTGGAATCGCCATGAACGCAGCCGCCAGGGGATACTCGGCGATTATTGTCATGACGGATAACATGACGCCTGAACGGATTAGTATATTGAAAGCCTACGGCGCTCAGGTGGTGCTAACGCCGGTGGCCGAAGGCATGAAGGGCGCCATAGCCCGGGCGGTCAAGCTGCGCGAGGAAATTCCCGGAAGCCTCATGCTCCAGCAATTCGAGAACAGCGCCAATCCGGACTGTCACCGGACGACAACGGCACTGGAGATCGTGGAGCAGACGGAAGGCAGGCTGGACGCCTTCGTTGCTTGCTCCGGTACTGGAGGAACGATTACGGGAACCGGAGAAACGCTGAGAAAATTGATTCCGGGGATTTCCATTTATGTAGTCGAGCCCAAAGGCTCTCCTGTACTCTCCGGCGGAAAGGCTGGGCCGAACAAGCTTGTTGGAACCGGTCCGGGCTTTATTCCAAAAGTGCTAAATACAAAGGTATACGATGAAATTGTTCAGGTATCCGACGATGATGCGCTCGGCGTCATGAGGGAGCTTGCCCGCAGGGAAGGACTGCTTGTAGGACCCTCCTCCGGTGCGGCGGTGTGGGCTGGATTGAAGGTTGCGGACAGACTCGGCCCCGGCAAGAGGGTGTTGTGCATGGCACCGGATACGGGCGAGCGGTATTTGAGCATGGATGTATTTTGAAAGTGCAGTGATTCTTTGCAGCCCACTTTTCCAAAAGAGGTCAAGCAGCCGATTTCCATCCGGCGAGCTTGACCTTTTTTACTAAATTAGAATGTAAGGAAGTGAATGGTAAATGCTCGAGATCGACAGTGAAATTCTGCTCCGGACTTACCCGATGAACCGGATTCATTCAAAAGCCGAAGGCCATAAGACTCCATTCCTCCCCATATTTAAGACCGCGGCCGGAAAATCCGTCATTAGGCTGCTGATTCTCCCAGCTTGGAAAGCGCTGCTGCGTCTCAATGGTCATGGTGCGGGCGATTCCTCCGGCAGGGAAAGACATTCACATTGATGGTGCCGATCTTCAGAAGGCAGATAGTTCGCGGTAGAAGGGTTTTCAATTTCAAAATACGAGGTGACACAAATGCGGATTCAAGATGTGGTAGATGAAAGACTGCTTGATCAAATATCGGGCGGCAGTGTGATTGGCATCGACATCGGCTCGAGAACCGGCAAAGCGGTGCTGCTGTCCGGGGGAGAGTTATATACCAGCAAGGTCTATACGGGCATCAACATGCAGGAAACGGCCGATGAGCTGCTCGAGGATTTGCTGGAACAATCGGGTCTGAAACGTTCGGATATCGATTATATCGTCGGCACCGGTTACGGCCGAATTGCCCTTAAGTATAGCGATATTTCATCCCAGATTGTCACGGAAATATCCTGCCATGCCATGGGCGCGCATTATCTAAACGCTGACGTTCGGACCATCGTGGACATCGGGGGCCAGGACTCCAAGGCGATTAGGGTTGACCCGTTGACCGGCGGTGTTGTGGAGTTCGTCATGAACGACAAATGTGCCGCAGGCACCGGCCGCTTTCTGGAGAAGGTCGCCGAAATCCTGGAGCTGTCCATTACCGAGCTTGGACAAGAAGCCGTGACGTCCGATTCGCCTTCGGAAATCAGCAGCCAATGCGTCGTCTTTGCCGAGTCTGAGGTCATTTCGCTCCGGGCGAAAGGCGAGACACGTCGGGATATCGCAGCCGGTATCCATTTCGCTTCAGCCAAGCGGGTCCGCAATCTGCTGAAGCGGGTCGGCATCGAGCCGGGGCTGATTTTCTCCGGCGGCGTTTCGAACAACGTCGGGATGAGAAAGGCACTCGAGGAGCTGTCCGGGCATCCGCTGATCGAGTCCAAGATCGACACGATCTTCGCCGGCGCTCTGGGCGCTGCCATTCATGCCCTGAATTATTCAAGGGCAGCAGTCACTTCAGCCCAGGAAACGGAGAACGTGTTCCGATTGGACCTTACCGGTCTGGAGAACCGGATCGCCGAGCGTCAGGAACAGCTTATCCTTGGAGCGGACGAGCACAAAAAAGTCGGCTACCTATGCTCCTATACGCCGCTCGAACTGATCAGCGCCGCCGGCGTTTCCCATATCCGGCTGTTCAAGGCTGGAGATACTCATACGGTAGCCAGTGGCGAGCAGATTACACAGAGCGTATTCTGCGATTTTACCAAGAGCATTCTCGGCGCCTTCAAAGAAGAAGATCCACTGTATACTTCTCTGGATAAGGTCTACACCTTCTATACCTGCGACTGCATCAAGACCGTTGGAGAAGCTATCGGGGAGTTCTTTGCGCCTGCTGACATTTATACGCTTCCCCGGATTAAGGACAAGCCGTCTTCGCGAGACTTCTACAGTTCCCAAATCCTGAGCTTCAAGGCCGATCTGGAACAGCTGTCCGGCAATATCATCACCGAAGGTGAGCTGCGTTTGCAGATTCGGCAGTACAATGAGGTGCGCAAGCTGCTGACCCAAATTTCCGAGCTGCGCAAGCGTCCGAATCCGCCGCTTACGGGCAAAGATTATCTGGATCTGGTCAAAGCCTTTTATTACTTGCCCGCCGAAGAGCTGCTTCCTCTGTACCAGGGCATTTATGATAAGCTAGCCGCGGTTCCCGTCCGCGAAGACCGGACGATCCGGCTGTTCATGGCTGGGGGCATTATCGCAGATGGCGACCGTAAGCTGCTGGAGCTTATCGAGGATGAGCTTGGCGCCAGAATCGTCGCCGAGGATCACTGCACCGGGCTGAAAATAGCCTCCGGACATATTGATGAGGAAGGCGATCCGTATCGGGCTCTGGCCGAGGGCTATATTGATCAGACCCCTTGCGCACGGATGAAGCCGCTCCAGGAGCGCGTGGAAATTTCCGGCGCGCTTGCAACCGAATATCAGGCGGACGGCGTTCTGTACGCTTATCTTAAATTCTGCCCGTGCTACGGACAAATCAAGAACGAATTTTTCCGTCACTATCAACAGCTGGGCATTCCGGTTCTTGAGCTGCCGATCGACTATTCCAAGAGCGATCAGGGTCAGCTCAAAACACGACTTGAAGCTTTTATTGAAGTGCTTAGGGAACGCAAAGGGCTGGCCGCCGTCGGCACGGCTTGATAAGCAGACCGTTCGAAAGGAACCTCGATACAATGCCGGTTTAATCGAAAATCCTTCAATTACATTTCTTAAGGGAGATGAACGTGCATGAGCGATTTGAAAGAAATCATCGACCCTGGTCTGTTGTCCACAGTAACCGGCGATATTGCGGTTGGGCTTGATTTGGGCTCCAGAACAGGAAAAGGAGTGCTTCTGGCCGGCGGCAAGCTCTACACGGCGATTACGCCAACGGGCGTGTTCATGCAGGAGACGGCCGACAAGCTATTGGACAAGCTGCTGAAGCAGTCGAGGGTGGCGCGGGAGAATATCGCATATATTGTCGGCACCGGGTATGGCCGAATAGCGCTGAACTTCGGTGTGACCGGGCACAAGATTGTGACTGAAATATCATGCCACGCCATGGGCTCGCATTATCTGAACGCCAAGGTCCGGTCCATCGTGGATATCGGCGGCCAGGATTCCAAAGCGATCCGCGTGAACCCGGCGACGGGCAAGGTAATTGAATTTATCATGAATGACAAGTGCGCCGCCGGTACCGGTCGATTTCTGGAGAAAGTTGCCCATTTGCTCGATCTGACGCTGGAGCAGCTGGGCGCCGAAGCGCTGAAAGCCGATGCTCCCGCCGATGTCAGCAGCCAATGCGTCGTTTTCGCCGAATCCGAGGTGATCTCCCTGAAAGCGAAAGGTGTATCCGCAGCGAACATTGCCGCTGGTATCCATTTGGCTACCGCGCGTCGGGTCCGCAATCTCGTCAACCGGATTGGCCTTGAACCGGACCTTGTCTTTTCGGGCGGCGTATCGAATAATCCGGGCATGACCCATGCGCTTGAAGAACTGCTCGGACATCCAATAAGCAAGGTCAAGCTTGATACGATCTTTGCGGGAGCGCTGGGGGCAGCCATATTTGCCCAGAAGGCGGCTTCCAGCACCGATGAGGAATTGGGCGATTATGCACTGCTAAAAACGAAATAATGAGTAGCTAAAAGCGAAAAAATGAATCAATTTAGTGGGAGGAAGATGATTATGTCGACGGTGCTGACAAGCGAAGCGCAGGAGCAGCTCAATCATATCCGATACAGCCGGGATACGGTTCATGCCCACTCGCCCGCGATCCAAAAGCTGTTCAATCTTGTTATTGATTATGTGGACGATGCGGAGAAAGCCGGAAAGAACGGCACGAAGGTCATCTGGGCCGGCGTACCCTGGGCGATGCCCTTGATCTATTCCGCCGGAGCCATACCGGTCGCCTTTTCGGAGGTGGGACGCATCAGCGGACAAGAGGCTATTACGGTCTCGGAGGATTATTATCAGATGCCCGCAGAAACCTGTTCCATGGTGAAAGCAACCGCGGGGGAATGGCATTTACGAAAACAGGCCGGGACCTCGATCACGCGCATCTTCGGTTCATCCTCCGGCTGTGAACCGTATAACCTGGCGTGGGAAGTGATGAAGAAGGAAGGCTTCGACGTATATACGAGCGACGTTGTCTATCGCGCTCCCGGCGTTGAAGGCGAACGTTATGAGGAACTGGTCCGATATTTTGTGGATGAAATCCATGACTTCAATGAATGGCTGACTGGAAGCCGGGAAATTGACAAGGAGAGCCTGCATCGTGAAATCGTCCGCAAGAACTATCTCATGCGCAGAATGCGGGAAATTATGGATTTGCGATTGCAGCACCCGTTCCATGTCAAAAGTCTGGGCATTATGTACCTGATGAACGGGCTTACCCATTATTTCGGCAAACCGGAGGAATACACCGAAGTATTGGATGCGCTGGTTGAGGAATTGTCCGGTCTTGAAACCGATGAAGCCGAACGCCAACGGGCGATTCCCTTAATCTGGACAGGCGGCAGCGGCCAG encodes:
- a CDS encoding 2-hydroxyacyl-CoA dehydratase family protein, with translation MSTVLTSEAQEQLNHIRYSRDTVHAHSPAIQKLFNLVIDYVDDAEKAGKNGTKVIWAGVPWAMPLIYSAGAIPVAFSEVGRISGQEAITVSEDYYQMPAETCSMVKATAGEWHLRKQAGTSITRIFGSSSGCEPYNLAWEVMKKEGFDVYTSDVVYRAPGVEGERYEELVRYFVDEIHDFNEWLTGSREIDKESLHREIVRKNYLMRRMREIMDLRLQHPFHVKSLGIMYLMNGLTHYFGKPEEYTEVLDALVEELSGLETDEAERQRAIPLIWTGGSGQEFGIYETIDDAGGSLLGFVSSPYTRDFPEDIDPVESVARFQLQSQMAGASIYRRHVIEQQVDRIQARGLILYGYLGCSFGSVTREIYRDYFHNKGIPSINLEGTFQVGAPSGQLLTRIKAFIEMLS
- a CDS encoding acyl-CoA dehydratase activase, which produces MSDLKEIIDPGLLSTVTGDIAVGLDLGSRTGKGVLLAGGKLYTAITPTGVFMQETADKLLDKLLKQSRVARENIAYIVGTGYGRIALNFGVTGHKIVTEISCHAMGSHYLNAKVRSIVDIGGQDSKAIRVNPATGKVIEFIMNDKCAAGTGRFLEKVAHLLDLTLEQLGAEALKADAPADVSSQCVVFAESEVISLKAKGVSAANIAAGIHLATARRVRNLVNRIGLEPDLVFSGGVSNNPGMTHALEELLGHPISKVKLDTIFAGALGAAIFAQKAASSTDEELGDYALLKTK
- a CDS encoding 2-hydroxyacyl-CoA dehydratase, which encodes MRIQDVVDERLLDQISGGSVIGIDIGSRTGKAVLLSGGELYTSKVYTGINMQETADELLEDLLEQSGLKRSDIDYIVGTGYGRIALKYSDISSQIVTEISCHAMGAHYLNADVRTIVDIGGQDSKAIRVDPLTGGVVEFVMNDKCAAGTGRFLEKVAEILELSITELGQEAVTSDSPSEISSQCVVFAESEVISLRAKGETRRDIAAGIHFASAKRVRNLLKRVGIEPGLIFSGGVSNNVGMRKALEELSGHPLIESKIDTIFAGALGAAIHALNYSRAAVTSAQETENVFRLDLTGLENRIAERQEQLILGADEHKKVGYLCSYTPLELISAAGVSHIRLFKAGDTHTVASGEQITQSVFCDFTKSILGAFKEEDPLYTSLDKVYTFYTCDCIKTVGEAIGEFFAPADIYTLPRIKDKPSSRDFYSSQILSFKADLEQLSGNIITEGELRLQIRQYNEVRKLLTQISELRKRPNPPLTGKDYLDLVKAFYYLPAEELLPLYQGIYDKLAAVPVREDRTIRLFMAGGIIADGDRKLLELIEDELGARIVAEDHCTGLKIASGHIDEEGDPYRALAEGYIDQTPCARMKPLQERVEISGALATEYQADGVLYAYLKFCPCYGQIKNEFFRHYQQLGIPVLELPIDYSKSDQGQLKTRLEAFIEVLRERKGLAAVGTA